The proteins below are encoded in one region of Ursus arctos isolate Adak ecotype North America unplaced genomic scaffold, UrsArc2.0 scaffold_24, whole genome shotgun sequence:
- the RAB34 gene encoding ras-related protein Rab-34 isoform X2, which translates to MSHVPGLELRREAPPLLGPLLSSFPHPAGSWPSQILRSNHGFSITSLTGPPRLLGAPSKTAGEMNILAPVRRDRVLAELPQCLRKEAALHVHKDFHPRVTCACQEHRTGTVGFKISKVIVVGDLSVGKTCLINRFCKDTFDKNYKATIGVDFEMERFEVLGVPFSLQLWDTAGQERFKCIASTYYRGAQAIIIVFNLNDVASLEHTRQWLADALKENDPANVLLFLVGSKKDLSTPAQYVLMEKDALKVAQELKAEYWAVSSLTGENVREFFFRVAALTFEANVLAELEKSGARRIGDVVRIHSDDSNLYLTASKKKPTCCP; encoded by the exons ATGAGTCACGTCCCGGGCCTGGAGTTGAGGAGGGAAGCGCCGCCTCTCCTTgggccccttctctcctccttcccccaccccgccgGCTCCTGGCCCAGCCAGATACTGCGCAGCAATCACGGATTCTCCATCACCAGTTTGACTGG GCCCCCGCGCCTTCTCGGGGCTCCCAGCAAAACCGCAGGCGAGATGAACATTCTGGCGCCGGTGCGGAGGGACCGCGTCCTGGCGGAGCTGCCCCAG TGCCTGAGGAAGGAGGCCGCTTTGCACGTGCACAAAGATTTCCACCCCCGCGTCACCTGCGCCTGCCAGGAGCACCGGACAGGCACCGTGGG ATTTAAGATCTCCAAAGTCATTGTGGTGGGGGACCTGTCAGTGGGGAAGACTTGTCTCATTAATAG GTTCTGCAAAGATACTTTTGATAAGAATTACAAGGCCACCATCGGAGTGGACTTTGAGATGGAACGATTTGAGGTGTTGGGCGTCCCATTCAGTCTGCAGCT ctgGGATACTGCTGGACAGGAGAGGTTCAAGTGCATTGCATCAACCTATTACCGAGGAGCTCAAG CCATCATCATTGTCTTCAACCTGAATGATGTGGCCTCCCTGGAGCATACCAG ACAGTGGCTGGCCGATGCACTCAAGGAGAACGACCCTGCCAATGTGCTTCTCTTCCTTGTGGGTTCCAAGAAGGACTTGAGT ACTCCTGCTCAGTATGTGCTGATGGAGAAAGATGCACTCAAGGTGGCCCAAGAGCTGAAGGCTGAGTACTGGGCGGTCTCATCTCTCACTG GTGAAAATGTCCGGGAATTCTTCTTCCGTGTGGCGGCGCTGACCTTCGAGGCCAACGTGCTGGCTGAGCTAGAGAAGTCGGGGGCACGGCGCATTGGGGATGTTGTCC GCATCCATAGTGATGACAGCAACCTCTACCTAACTGCCAGCAAGAAGAAGCCCACATGTTGCCCGTGA
- the RAB34 gene encoding ras-related protein Rab-34 isoform X1: MNILAPVRRDRVLAELPQCLRKEAALHVHKDFHPRVTCACQEHRTGTVGFKISKVIVVGDLSVGKTCLINRFCKDTFDKNYKATIGVDFEMERFEVLGVPFSLQLWDTAGQERFKCIASTYYRGAQAIIIVFNLNDVASLEHTRQWLADALKENDPANVLLFLVGSKKDLSTPAQYVLMEKDALKVAQELKAEYWAVSSLTGENVREFFFRVAALTFEANVLAELEKSGARRIGDVVRIHSDDSNLYLTASKKKPTCCP, translated from the exons ATGAACATTCTGGCGCCGGTGCGGAGGGACCGCGTCCTGGCGGAGCTGCCCCAG TGCCTGAGGAAGGAGGCCGCTTTGCACGTGCACAAAGATTTCCACCCCCGCGTCACCTGCGCCTGCCAGGAGCACCGGACAGGCACCGTGGG ATTTAAGATCTCCAAAGTCATTGTGGTGGGGGACCTGTCAGTGGGGAAGACTTGTCTCATTAATAG GTTCTGCAAAGATACTTTTGATAAGAATTACAAGGCCACCATCGGAGTGGACTTTGAGATGGAACGATTTGAGGTGTTGGGCGTCCCATTCAGTCTGCAGCT ctgGGATACTGCTGGACAGGAGAGGTTCAAGTGCATTGCATCAACCTATTACCGAGGAGCTCAAG CCATCATCATTGTCTTCAACCTGAATGATGTGGCCTCCCTGGAGCATACCAG ACAGTGGCTGGCCGATGCACTCAAGGAGAACGACCCTGCCAATGTGCTTCTCTTCCTTGTGGGTTCCAAGAAGGACTTGAGT ACTCCTGCTCAGTATGTGCTGATGGAGAAAGATGCACTCAAGGTGGCCCAAGAGCTGAAGGCTGAGTACTGGGCGGTCTCATCTCTCACTG GTGAAAATGTCCGGGAATTCTTCTTCCGTGTGGCGGCGCTGACCTTCGAGGCCAACGTGCTGGCTGAGCTAGAGAAGTCGGGGGCACGGCGCATTGGGGATGTTGTCC GCATCCATAGTGATGACAGCAACCTCTACCTAACTGCCAGCAAGAAGAAGCCCACATGTTGCCCGTGA
- the TLCD1 gene encoding TLC domain-containing protein 1: MPPLLHPALPLLLGATLTFRALRRALSRLPLPAHVRADPLRTWRWHNLLVSFAHSIVSGVWALLCLWQTPEMLVEIETAWSLSGYLLACFSAGYFIHDTVDIVVSRQTRASWEYLVHHLMALGAFFAGIFWNSFVGGGVLTLLVEVSNIFLTIRMMMKINNAQHLLLYRVNKYVNLVMYFLFRLAPQAYLTHFFLRYLGQRTLGTFLLANLLMLDIMILIYFSRLLRSDFCPERVPSQQHKDKFLTE; this comes from the exons ATGCCCCCACTGCTGCACCCCGCCTTGCCGCTGCTCCTGGGCGCCACGCTGACCTTCCGGGCGCTCCGGCGCGCGCTCAGCCGCCTGCCCCTGCCCGCGCACGTGCGCGCCGACCCCCTGCGCACCTGGCGCTGGCACAACCTGCTGGTCTCCTTCGCCCACTCCATTGTGTCCGGGGTCTGGGCGCTGCTGTG tCTATGGCAGACCCCCGAGATGCTGGTGGAGATTGAGACGGCGTGGTCGCTTTCTGGCTATCTGCTGGCTTGCTTCTCCGCAG GGTATTTCATCCACGACACGGTGGACATCGTGGTTAGTCGTCAGACACGAGCTTCTTGGGAATACCTCGTTCATCACCTCATG GCCCTGGGTGCCTTCTTTGCAGGCATCTTTTGGAACAGTTTTGTTGGCGGGGGAGTCCTGACACTGCTGGTGGAGGTCAGCAACATATTCCTCACCATCCGCATGATGATGAAGATTAACAATGCCCAGCACCTCCTCCTGTACCGGGTCAACAAGTATGTCAACTTGGTCATGTACTTTCTCTTCCGCCTGGCCCCTCAGGCCTACCTCACCCACTTCTTCCTGCGTTATTTGGGCCAGAGGACCCTGGGCACCTTTCTGCTGGCTAACCTGCTCATGCTGGACATCATGATCCTCATCTACTTTTCCCGCCTCCTCCGCTCAGACTTCTGCCCTGAGCGCGTCCCCAGCCAGCAACACAAAGACAAGTTTTTGACAGAGTGA
- the RPL23A gene encoding 60S ribosomal protein L23a produces the protein MAPKPKKEAPAPPKAEAKAKALKAKKAVLKGVHSHKKKKIRTSPTFRRPKTLRLRRQPKYPRKSAPRRNKLDHYAIIKFPLTTESAMKKIEDNNTLVFIVDVKANKHQIKQAVKKLYDIDVAKVNTLIRPDGEKKAYVRLAPDYDALDVANKIGII, from the exons ATGGCGCCGAAGCCTAAGAAGGAAG cccctgcccctcccaaagCCGAAGCCAAAGCAAAGGCTTTGAAGGCCAAGAAAGCAGTGCTGAAAGGCGTCCACAGccacaaaaaaaagaagattcgCACGTCACCTACATTCCGACGACCCAAGACTCTGCGTCTCCGAAGGCAGCCCAAATATCCTCGAAAGAGCGCCCCCAGGAGAAACAA GCTTGATCACTATGCCATCATCAAATTCCCCCTGACTACTGAGTCagccatgaagaaaatagaagacaacaACACACTTGTGTTCATTGTGGATGTCAAGGCCAACAAGCACCAGATCAAACAGGCTGTGAAGAAGCTCTATGATATTGATGTGGCCAAGGTCAACACCTTGATCAG GCCTGATGGAGAAAAGAAGGCATATGTTCGACTGGCTCCCGACTATGATGCTTTGGATGTTGCCAACAAA attggGATCATCTAA